In the genome of Tissierella sp., the window TATTCACAATTATCACATCCTAATTTTTATATCTATATTGTTATCGACAATTTTTTCAAAAACTTTATCTATTACTTTAGTCCCTATATTTTTTAATGCTATTATCTTCTACTATAGTACTATCAAGAAACTGAACCCAATCCAAAGCTTTTCCAGTTCCTCTTGCAACACAAGAAACAGGCTCATTTGCTACTACTGCCTGAATTCCCGTCCTATCTGCGATTAGCTTGTCCAGTCCATATAGAAGAGCTCCTCCTCCTGTGAGTATAATCCCCTTGTTGCTAATATCAGCAGCTAATTCTGGTGGAGTTCTTTCTAGGACTGCGTGAACTGTATCAATGATCTCTTGAACTGGATCCTTGAGGGCTTCAAGCATATCTGTAGAAGAGATATTTACTGTAATAGGTAATCCTGTAAGTAAATTTCTTCCCCTTATTTCTTTAAATTCTTCAGTTTCTCTTTTAAATGCAGAGCCAATACTAAGTTTTAGTTCTTCAGCGGATCTTTCTCCAATCATCATATTATATTTTTTCCTAATATATTTAGTTACGGATTCGTCACATTCATCCCCAGCTATTTTTATAGAACGACTTACTACTATACCACCTAATGAAATCACGGCCACATCTGTAGTTCCACCACCAATATCTACTATCATATTTCCATTTGGTTCCGTAATATCAATTCCTGCTCCAATGGCAGCAGCAATAGGCTCTTCAATCAGGTAGGTTTTAATTGATCCTGCTTGATTAGTAGCCTCTATAACCGCTCTCTTTTCTACTTCTGTTATTCCACTTGGTACACATACTATTACTCTTGGTTTAAATAAATACTTCCCAACAGATTTCTGTATAAAATACTTTAACATTCTTTGCGTTATATCATAATCAGATATAACTCCATCCCTTAGAGGCCTGATTGCCACAATATTTCCCGGAGTCCTACCTAACATCTTCCTTGCTTCTTCACCTACAGCTAAAAATTTATTTGTATTTTGATCAATTGCAACAACAGATGGCTCCTTTAAAACTATTCCTTTTCCTTTTACATAGACTAATACACTGGCAGTACCCAAGTCTATGCCTATATCCGCTCTTAATCCACACATTAAAAGTCCCCCCTAATTGTCCTTATCTTATATTATATTCTACATAAAATCTAAAAATCCTTCTTTTTTTGCAAAATATTTTCTAAAATATGACAAAAAATTAAAAAATCCCAAATTTGGGACTTTTTACTCATTAACTGCACTATATTTCATCTTAGTTGCCTTACCGCCTCTAATATGTCTTTCTGCCTTATTAGTATCCAAAATACTTTTCACCATTGTTGCAACAAGAGGGTTTATCCTTGGTAATCTCTCTGTTACGTCTTTGTGTACCGTGCTCTTACTAACACCAAAAACTTTAGCAGCTTGCCTAACAGTAGCTTTTTCACTTACTATGTATTTTGCAATTTCTAAGGCTCTCTCTTCTATATAATCCTTCATTGATTAACCCCCCTTAAGATTTTGGGTATTATTAATAAATACTTATGCTTTTTTAATCCATAATAGAACGAGGATCTACTATTTTCCCATTTTTTATGACTTCAAAATGAATATGAGGCTCCATTAACATCTCTATTTTTCCAGTCTTTCCTACTTTGGAGATATGATCACCTTTCCGGACCTGTGTGCCTACGGTTACCATGTCTTTAGTAGCTAAATTTGAATATCGGGTTTGCAGTTCCTCATTATGCTCTATTACTATGACTATTCCCCATAACTGGTCTTCATATACTTCCTTTACAATTCCATCAGCTGCTGCTTTAATGTTGTCCCCTTCTTTGCCACCAATGTCAATTGCTCCATGACCTACCCAAGATTCAAGAGTCTCTGAATACACCAAAGAATCTGTTGTGTATTCTGTGATTATTGACCCATCAAGTGGTAGAATAAAGGATAAGTCCTTTACCACAAAATTTGAATCAGCCTCTTCTTCCTCGTCTTCAAATTCTAATTCCTCCATATCATCTTCTGAATAATCATCCTCAGGTAATAGTACTTCTATAACATCCTCTGGACTTTCTTCCACTAGCTCTTCTGAGTCTTCATCAGAACTACTAGCTTCCATTTCTTTGTCAGCGAGCATGGACAATTCTAAATCCTCATCATATGAAGTAGTTTTCCCTGGGTCATCATCTACAATGGTGAAATTATCACTTCCTAGCTTTGCATTTGTAGCATTTAAATTTCTCTTGGATATAAAAAGGGTCCCCCCTGCAACTACACATACACACAGAAATAAAAGTAAAATAAATCCTTCCTTTTCCATTAACTCAGTTAATTTTTTTTTCATATCCCCACCTCCATTAACTAGTATTTCCAGTTGATGAAAAATCATACAAGGAATATTAAGAAAAAATAAAAAAATTAATGGAAAAATAATAGAAATTTTAAGTGCTTTTCATCAATTGTTAATTGCTAATTGACCTAATCTCAACCCCAGTATAATAATGCTTTAATATCTCTTCAAAATTACTTCCATGCTTACCCATTCCATTGGCTCCCCATTGACTCATGCCCACCCCATGACCAAATCCATAGGTCTCTATGTCTATGATATTTAACTTTTTATCCATGGATATAATAAAATTAGTTGAATTTAATGCAAATAAATCCCTTAAATCTCTACCCTCAAGTATAATTCCATCTATTGCAATTTTTTTTACTCTGCCAGTTATTGTTCTATCTATTAACTTGATTTTGTCTGGGAGATTATCCTTATTTAAATTAACCTTTGGGTATTTTGATTTAATTTTTTCAATGAATTCAGTTGTTGTTAAGGTAATAGTATTTTTGAATTTTGGAGCTTCTTCTTCATAAGGGCTAGTCACTGATTTTAAATATGGCAACTCTGCTGCAAAAACATCCTTTACATCTTCAGTCCTGCCTCCAGATGTGGAATGATAAAGAGGTTCAATGATCTCTCCATTATAAAAAATACCTAATCCTTTAGTAAGGTTCACAGCCTCCTCTATCTTAGGCCAGTAATTTTCTATCCAAGATTCTCCATTTAGTTCTCCTAGCTGAGAAAAAGATAGATAGGCTTGACAATGTATACCACTACATATAGGAGCCGAGCTATGATCGGGGTGCCCTTCCTTATACTTGAGATTCCTAGAAATAGCATAAGTTCTAGCAGCTATTGCCTGTGCTTTTAGGGCTTCTATATGGAATGCTGCTGGCATTTCTGCTGCTACTACTCCCTTTACATAATCATCTATATTCATTTCTTCTACTAATCCTGATTTATTATTATAAAATTTAATTTTGTCATATACATAACCAACTACAATGGGCTTTTCCTCAACTTCTAATATTGGTTTTATCTCTTCTTCTAAAGCCTCTCCTTGAGCAGAATTTCCTTTAGGTACAAATTTAAAGGTCTTAACAATAACTGTAGGTAACAATATAGTTATTATTAAGACCATCGATATATAAATCCCTAGTTTTCTCATCGTCTCCTCCTCTTTGCATTAGTATAGTATAAAATATAATATGCCAATAACTAAAGCTTTATGCTTTAATTTAGTGAAGATAGTGAATAACTGATAGTGAAGAGTTTAAGAAAACAAATAAACCACAAGAACCGTCCCTGTGATTTAATGTTTGCTTTTAAATTAAAATAGGAAATAAAAAAAGTGCTAAAGCACTTTTTTATTTCCTATATATTATAGCTCCCAATTTGGAGAATTTTTCTTCTATATCATCATATCCTCTATCAATATGATAAATATTGTCTATTTCTGTTACTCCTTCTGATACTAATCCTGCAAGAACTAAAGCTGCACCTGCTCTTAAGTCTGAGGCTTTGACTGGGGCTGAAGTTAAATTACTAACACCTTGTATAATTGCGGATCTACCATCTATCTTAATATCTGCTCCCATCCTCTTTAGTTCATCAACATGCATAAATCTGTTTTCAAATACAGTTTCAATACATACAGAAGTACCTTCACATAGACTCATTAATGCCATAAATTGAGCCTGCATATCTGTAGGGAATCCTGGATACGGCATAGTTTTCACATCTATTGCCTTTAAATTCTTTGTCCCTATGACCCTAACAGTATCTTCATTTTCAATTACTTCACAACCAGCTTCCTTAAGTTTTGCTATTACTGGTTTAACATGTGATGTAATTACATTTTCTACGATTATATCTCCACCAGTTATTGCTGCGGCTACCATAAAAGTACCTGCCTCAATTCTGTCTGGAATAATGGAGTGAACTCCTCCACCTAATTTTTCTACGCCCTTAATTCTAATAGTAGATGTTCCTGCACCCTTAATATCTGCCCCAAGTTTGGATAAAAAGCTAGCTAAGTCAACTATTTCAGGTTCCATAGCTGCATTATCGATGATAGTCTCACCTTGGGCTAAGACTGCTGCCATCATAATATTCTCTGTTGCTCCAACAGAAGGAAAATCTAAGTAAATTTTTTCTCCTACTAATTTGTCTGCATAAGCATTAATATTACCATGATCCACATCTATTGTTGCTCCCAATGCCTTAAATCCTTTTAGATGCAAATCTATAGGCCTTGTTCCTATAGCACATCCTCCAGGTAAAGAGTTTTTAGTCTTACCTAGTCTTGATAGTAGTGGTCCCATGACTAAGAATGATGCCCTCATTTTACTCATAAGTTCGTATTTTGTTTCATAATTATTGATATTTGCAGAATTAATCTTTATAGTACTTTTATCCAAATGCTCAACCTTAGAGCCCAATGACTTGAGTACTTCACACATTACTTCTACAT includes:
- the mreB gene encoding rod shape-determining protein MreB; amino-acid sequence: MCGLRADIGIDLGTASVLVYVKGKGIVLKEPSVVAIDQNTNKFLAVGEEARKMLGRTPGNIVAIRPLRDGVISDYDITQRMLKYFIQKSVGKYLFKPRVIVCVPSGITEVEKRAVIEATNQAGSIKTYLIEEPIAAAIGAGIDITEPNGNMIVDIGGGTTDVAVISLGGIVVSRSIKIAGDECDESVTKYIRKKYNMMIGERSAEELKLSIGSAFKRETEEFKEIRGRNLLTGLPITVNISSTDMLEALKDPVQEIIDTVHAVLERTPPELAADISNKGIILTGGGALLYGLDKLIADRTGIQAVVANEPVSCVARGTGKALDWVQFLDSTIVEDNSIKKYRD
- the spoIIID gene encoding sporulation transcriptional regulator SpoIIID; protein product: MKDYIEERALEIAKYIVSEKATVRQAAKVFGVSKSTVHKDVTERLPRINPLVATMVKSILDTNKAERHIRGGKATKMKYSAVNE
- a CDS encoding M23 family metallopeptidase; its protein translation is MKKKLTELMEKEGFILLLFLCVCVVAGGTLFISKRNLNATNAKLGSDNFTIVDDDPGKTTSYDEDLELSMLADKEMEASSSDEDSEELVEESPEDVIEVLLPEDDYSEDDMEELEFEDEEEEADSNFVVKDLSFILPLDGSIITEYTTDSLVYSETLESWVGHGAIDIGGKEGDNIKAAADGIVKEVYEDQLWGIVIVIEHNEELQTRYSNLATKDMVTVGTQVRKGDHISKVGKTGKIEMLMEPHIHFEVIKNGKIVDPRSIMD
- the spoIID gene encoding stage II sporulation protein D, translating into MRKLGIYISMVLIITILLPTVIVKTFKFVPKGNSAQGEALEEEIKPILEVEEKPIVVGYVYDKIKFYNNKSGLVEEMNIDDYVKGVVAAEMPAAFHIEALKAQAIAARTYAISRNLKYKEGHPDHSSAPICSGIHCQAYLSFSQLGELNGESWIENYWPKIEEAVNLTKGLGIFYNGEIIEPLYHSTSGGRTEDVKDVFAAELPYLKSVTSPYEEEAPKFKNTITLTTTEFIEKIKSKYPKVNLNKDNLPDKIKLIDRTITGRVKKIAIDGIILEGRDLRDLFALNSTNFIISMDKKLNIIDIETYGFGHGVGMSQWGANGMGKHGSNFEEILKHYYTGVEIRSISN
- the murA gene encoding UDP-N-acetylglucosamine 1-carboxyvinyltransferase; translation: MEKIMVEKSPPLKGRVRISGAKNSALPILAASLLGTEDIILDDVPKLKDVEVMCEVLKSLGSKVEHLDKSTIKINSANINNYETKYELMSKMRASFLVMGPLLSRLGKTKNSLPGGCAIGTRPIDLHLKGFKALGATIDVDHGNINAYADKLVGEKIYLDFPSVGATENIMMAAVLAQGETIIDNAAMEPEIVDLASFLSKLGADIKGAGTSTIRIKGVEKLGGGVHSIIPDRIEAGTFMVAAAITGGDIIVENVITSHVKPVIAKLKEAGCEVIENEDTVRVIGTKNLKAIDVKTMPYPGFPTDMQAQFMALMSLCEGTSVCIETVFENRFMHVDELKRMGADIKIDGRSAIIQGVSNLTSAPVKASDLRAGAALVLAGLVSEGVTEIDNIYHIDRGYDDIEEKFSKLGAIIYRK